A part of Marinomonas rhizomae genomic DNA contains:
- a CDS encoding porin: MNKKTKISLSVSIPLLLSQITVAAESPDTIINKPKFTLLASFGVLNVEEKDFDPEAFKTEIGVSGIVTSDGLKIIYNVKADLSDAINSRDTGGTDGEADIHVKEANMIFPTSYGNFVLSPRSTSGQYRDLYANVNYFEYNAAHSGMSSPSGNTLFGQASEGSDVVAWSSPKFYGIKFVAAMLSVKEDNENDFDVKSFRAIYNQGEFNFGVGHVIASKTLTSASEDYKRSAITAGYKFEKLDLGTTYEINTDTFGSSGDYNTLGVAARYYINNSYSVAAALYQKDSDIDNNDDEGTVFQVKKQLGKNLSFWAEAANYDIAADNVALGINLSY, encoded by the coding sequence ATGAATAAAAAAACTAAAATTTCATTATCAGTTTCGATACCATTATTACTTAGTCAAATCACAGTAGCGGCTGAATCTCCAGATACCATCATAAATAAGCCAAAATTCACTTTACTCGCTAGTTTTGGTGTTCTGAATGTCGAAGAGAAAGATTTTGACCCTGAAGCATTTAAAACAGAAATTGGGGTTAGCGGTATAGTTACATCAGATGGTTTGAAAATCATTTATAATGTTAAGGCAGATCTTTCAGATGCAATAAATAGTAGAGATACTGGCGGAACAGACGGTGAAGCGGATATTCATGTTAAAGAGGCAAACATGATTTTCCCCACTTCATACGGCAATTTTGTATTATCACCAAGATCAACAAGCGGTCAATATAGAGATTTATACGCTAACGTAAATTATTTTGAATACAATGCCGCGCATTCTGGAATGTCATCTCCATCAGGAAACACTTTATTTGGTCAAGCGTCTGAAGGAAGCGATGTTGTTGCTTGGTCATCCCCTAAGTTTTATGGAATAAAATTTGTCGCTGCTATGCTGTCTGTTAAAGAAGATAATGAAAATGATTTTGACGTAAAGTCGTTCCGTGCAATTTATAATCAAGGTGAATTTAATTTTGGCGTTGGCCATGTTATTGCTAGCAAAACATTAACATCTGCCTCAGAAGATTATAAGCGATCTGCAATTACTGCTGGTTACAAATTTGAAAAATTAGACTTGGGCACCACGTACGAAATAAACACAGATACATTTGGGTCATCTGGTGACTACAATACTCTTGGCGTTGCTGCTCGTTACTATATAAATAACAGCTACTCTGTAGCTGCTGCTCTCTACCAAAAAGACTCTGATATAGATAACAATGATGATGAAGGAACAGTTTTTCAGGTCAAAAAACAACTTGGAAAGAACCTTTCTTTTTGGGCTGAAGCCGCCAACTATGACATAGCAGCGGATAACGTAGCACTAGGCATTAACTTAAGTTACTAA
- a CDS encoding sulfatase family protein — protein sequence MTNIIYIVADDLGYADLGCYGGREAQFGQVSPNIDKLAEEGMIFLEGYANSPVCSPTRFALMTMAYQYRLRGALEEPINSKSIGSSTLGLPPHIPTLPSQLKKSGYYTGLMGKWHLGYPPHFGPRSSGYDEFFGIMAGGVDYFSHKSGHGDHDLWINEEEHKEIGYLTDLISEHSLDFINRRAEESPEQPFFLSIHYTAPHWPWETRDDAHLADNLSTLFHLEGGNIHTYRKMIHHMDEGIGRIMEALEKHGIANDTLIVFTSDNGGERFSDNWPLVGGKMDLTEGGIRVPWVVRWPGVVEKGSVSMQHCMTMDWSRTLLEAGNGQFDPNYPVDGVSLMPVLKGETGRFERPLYWRMKHRGQRALRLDDWKYLKVDEHEYLFNVTNDARERANLGKRYPEKLVSMRQQWLDWNATMPAIPEDAVVSLGYSVADMPQR from the coding sequence ATGACCAATATTATATACATTGTCGCTGATGATCTTGGGTACGCAGATTTAGGGTGCTACGGTGGGCGTGAAGCTCAATTTGGTCAGGTATCACCGAATATAGATAAGTTGGCAGAAGAAGGCATGATATTTCTGGAGGGGTATGCAAACTCTCCTGTTTGCTCACCTACCCGTTTTGCGTTAATGACTATGGCTTATCAGTATCGCCTTCGTGGCGCTCTGGAAGAGCCAATCAATAGTAAGAGTATTGGTAGCTCTACTTTAGGCTTGCCTCCGCACATACCTACGTTACCATCTCAGCTTAAAAAATCGGGTTACTATACGGGGTTAATGGGGAAATGGCACCTTGGCTATCCTCCTCATTTTGGACCTCGATCTTCTGGCTACGATGAGTTTTTCGGCATCATGGCAGGCGGTGTGGACTATTTCTCACATAAAAGCGGTCATGGTGATCATGACTTATGGATTAATGAAGAAGAGCATAAAGAGATCGGCTATTTGACGGATCTTATATCAGAGCATTCTTTGGATTTTATTAATCGTAGAGCAGAAGAAAGTCCTGAACAGCCATTTTTCTTGAGTATTCATTATACAGCCCCACATTGGCCTTGGGAAACACGAGATGATGCGCATCTTGCGGATAATCTTTCTACCTTGTTCCATCTTGAAGGTGGCAACATCCATACGTATAGAAAAATGATTCATCATATGGATGAAGGCATTGGACGTATTATGGAAGCGTTAGAGAAGCATGGTATAGCGAATGACACCTTAATTGTCTTTACCAGTGATAATGGTGGCGAGCGTTTTTCTGATAACTGGCCTTTGGTTGGGGGGAAAATGGACCTAACCGAGGGTGGGATTCGCGTGCCTTGGGTAGTTCGTTGGCCTGGAGTCGTGGAAAAAGGCAGCGTTAGCATGCAGCACTGTATGACAATGGACTGGTCACGTACCTTGCTTGAAGCTGGTAACGGTCAATTTGATCCGAATTATCCTGTTGATGGTGTGTCTCTTATGCCAGTACTGAAAGGTGAAACAGGGCGTTTTGAACGACCTTTATATTGGCGTATGAAACATCGTGGTCAGCGAGCGCTTCGACTAGACGACTGGAAATACTTAAAAGTTGATGAGCATGAGTATCTATTTAATGTGACGAATGATGCTCGTGAGCGAGCAAATCTAGGAAAACGCTATCCTGAAAAACTCGTTAGTATGAGGCAACAATGGCTCGATTGGAACGCTACTATGCCAGCGATACCAGAAGATGCCGTGGTGAGTTTAGGTTACAGTGTTGCGGATATGCCGCAAAGGTAG
- a CDS encoding TAXI family TRAP transporter solute-binding subunit codes for MYNPRKLLKNGLCAVSVVFASSFIASTAHAEQIGMESATPNSILGMFPQAMAPYWSKQGVDIQLSLNQTLTKSLLKIGQGSLDSAVIPPLAFTAMQKGVGPYARMADKAKALSKNVRGLFTLPGSYYHAITRADSGINTWADARGKRVFIGPPAGAANSQIMSLAAAGGLAEGEYEAIKAPWGAAAQSYQDGQFDVFVGTFSLGSQSLAELSLSNDIRLLGVPGAKMIPPKGLGMQAAEIPANTYPGQVNEQSVLTWQTIMMMAVKKDLSDDIAYTLTKEFVENRLALAKSNPLFNDLLTTDYFVGVNAPLHPGAVRYYREAGIAIPKELLPSQS; via the coding sequence ATGTATAACCCTAGAAAACTTCTAAAAAATGGATTGTGTGCTGTTAGTGTCGTATTCGCGAGCTCTTTTATTGCTTCGACCGCTCATGCAGAGCAAATTGGTATGGAATCGGCTACGCCTAACAGTATCCTTGGTATGTTTCCTCAAGCCATGGCGCCTTATTGGTCTAAGCAAGGTGTTGATATTCAATTATCTCTTAATCAGACATTAACCAAATCACTTTTGAAAATTGGACAGGGGAGTTTGGACTCGGCCGTTATTCCTCCATTAGCCTTCACAGCTATGCAAAAGGGTGTAGGACCATATGCAAGGATGGCAGATAAAGCGAAGGCTTTGTCTAAGAATGTACGAGGATTATTTACTTTACCAGGTAGTTATTATCATGCCATTACTCGAGCTGACTCGGGTATTAATACTTGGGCTGATGCAAGAGGCAAGCGAGTTTTTATTGGGCCGCCAGCAGGTGCCGCTAACTCGCAAATTATGAGTCTTGCTGCGGCAGGTGGGCTTGCTGAAGGTGAATATGAAGCCATTAAAGCGCCTTGGGGAGCGGCTGCACAAAGTTATCAGGATGGACAATTTGATGTGTTTGTCGGGACTTTTAGTTTAGGTTCTCAATCACTAGCGGAGCTCAGTCTCTCGAATGATATTCGACTGCTCGGCGTTCCAGGAGCGAAAATGATTCCGCCTAAAGGTCTAGGGATGCAGGCAGCTGAGATTCCAGCGAATACTTACCCAGGTCAGGTGAATGAACAATCCGTTTTGACTTGGCAGACTATAATGATGATGGCTGTGAAAAAAGACCTTTCTGATGATATTGCTTACACGTTAACAAAGGAGTTTGTTGAGAACCGTTTAGCATTGGCAAAATCAAATCCCCTTTTTAATGATCTGCTAACGACTGATTATTTTGTCGGCGTTAATGCACCTCTTCACCCAGGGGCTGTACGTTATTATCGAGAAGCAGGAATTGCTATTCCAAAAGAGTTATTGCCTTCACAGTCGTAA
- a CDS encoding SulP family inorganic anion transporter, giving the protein MLQAILSVLFPFFSWAQQQTPATFKKDLMAGITGAVLVLPQGIAYAYIAGLPPEIGLYTAIVSASVAALFGSSFHMISGPTAALSIVVASVVQQIGYSSVAEQMTIVVTLSFLTGLMQFSLGALRLGALVNFISHTVIIGFTTGAAILIATSQIKHFLGIKLASNLSFIEEVAALVEHFSELNVYALIIGIATLITSLLIKLINKKLPNLLIGMVFGSIICLLLDGQAHGVAMVQSMLGTLPQLSLPDFSSSRIHNLFPGAFAVALLGLIEAVSIARAISVRSKQIIDGNQEFVGQGMSNLVGGFFSCYPSSGSFTRSGANYDAGAVSPLSAVYAAIIVAIVIAFIPTATSYLSLPAMAGSVLLIAWNLINRKEIIETLKLSHAEAIILSGTFLSTLFIQLELAIYVGIILSIVFYLRRTSRPRLIEVAPIQDAEHRIIRNIHRYSLAVCPQVKIIRIDGSLYFGSVDYVQKEISKFSKDGTKHLIIVAKGINFMDASGVHLLESEIARIEKLGGCVRICSLKGTVLDEIRSMPVFKSFLSAYLTNNTKDAITGILEHINKEKCRHCSARIFNECASFPADQIK; this is encoded by the coding sequence ATGCTTCAAGCCATCTTGTCGGTCTTATTTCCTTTCTTTTCTTGGGCTCAACAACAAACACCCGCTACATTTAAAAAAGATCTGATGGCCGGCATCACAGGGGCTGTATTAGTCCTCCCCCAAGGTATTGCTTACGCATACATAGCGGGGTTACCTCCTGAAATTGGGCTATATACAGCCATTGTTTCGGCGTCTGTTGCAGCCCTCTTTGGCAGCTCCTTTCATATGATTTCAGGTCCCACAGCGGCTTTATCCATTGTTGTCGCCTCTGTTGTACAACAAATAGGCTATTCCTCCGTCGCAGAACAAATGACCATAGTCGTGACTCTTTCATTTCTTACAGGCCTGATGCAGTTTTCTTTAGGTGCTCTTCGACTAGGAGCCTTGGTCAATTTTATTTCTCATACCGTAATTATTGGCTTTACTACTGGCGCAGCCATACTCATTGCCACCAGCCAAATAAAGCACTTTTTAGGGATCAAATTGGCATCAAACCTATCATTCATCGAGGAAGTAGCGGCTCTCGTTGAACACTTTAGTGAACTGAATGTCTACGCTTTGATAATAGGTATCGCTACTTTAATCACGTCATTGCTGATCAAACTTATCAACAAAAAACTCCCCAATTTATTAATAGGCATGGTGTTTGGTAGCATCATCTGCTTATTGCTAGATGGCCAAGCTCATGGGGTTGCCATGGTACAAAGTATGCTGGGGACCTTACCCCAGTTATCTTTACCTGATTTTTCATCTTCACGTATTCATAACCTATTTCCAGGCGCTTTTGCAGTGGCATTACTTGGGCTAATTGAAGCCGTATCGATAGCTCGTGCTATTTCAGTCCGATCGAAACAGATAATTGATGGCAATCAAGAATTTGTTGGGCAAGGAATGTCGAATTTAGTCGGTGGTTTTTTCTCCTGTTATCCAAGCTCTGGCTCTTTCACACGATCTGGTGCCAATTACGACGCCGGAGCAGTTAGCCCTCTTTCTGCGGTGTATGCCGCCATTATTGTGGCTATCGTGATTGCGTTCATCCCAACGGCCACCTCCTATTTATCACTTCCTGCAATGGCTGGCAGCGTACTATTAATTGCTTGGAATTTAATTAATAGAAAAGAAATCATCGAGACTCTAAAACTCAGCCACGCAGAAGCCATCATTCTATCAGGCACTTTTCTGTCAACACTTTTTATACAATTAGAGCTTGCTATCTATGTAGGTATTATTTTGTCCATTGTTTTTTACCTGCGCAGAACCTCAAGACCTAGACTCATCGAGGTTGCTCCGATACAAGACGCAGAACACAGAATCATCCGAAATATTCATCGCTACTCTCTGGCCGTTTGTCCACAAGTAAAAATCATCCGCATTGATGGGTCCTTGTATTTTGGCTCTGTGGATTATGTACAAAAAGAAATCAGCAAATTCAGTAAGGATGGGACAAAGCATCTCATCATTGTTGCCAAAGGCATCAATTTTATGGATGCTTCAGGTGTCCATTTACTCGAGTCCGAAATAGCACGAATTGAAAAGTTAGGTGGCTGTGTCAGGATTTGCTCCCTAAAAGGCACCGTCTTAGATGAGATTAGGTCCATGCCAGTATTCAAATCTTTTCTATCAGCTTATCTAACCAATAATACAAAAGACGCCATCACAGGGATTTTAGAACATATCAATAAAGAAAAGTGTCGTCATTGTAGTGCGCGTATTTTCAATGAATGTGCTAGCTTTCCAGCTGATCAAATAAAATAA
- a CDS encoding helix-turn-helix domain-containing protein gives MVKSINSVTRAMHVLDILKKTPKPLTLSELQRCTNINKSTLLRILKTLSINGWVIRSLCESKYSISSSILEEILPKSPEARLAEAAAPILDSLYYKLNWPSDISVRDNDRMKLLETTRDRHSFLTTKISQCRPEFLYSGVGRCYLAFCKEEERLEILSKLRQSKNKEGKLAQDTEYLNQIINQTRILGYGVRQSSYYNHRNQNGMLIEAIAVPIKTRHEKLIGCLSLAWSPGCIKNHDLEKEVVLRLQQAAIEIANRMP, from the coding sequence ATGGTTAAATCAATTAATTCTGTAACCCGAGCAATGCATGTCTTAGATATATTAAAAAAAACACCAAAACCACTTACACTTTCTGAACTTCAGCGATGCACAAATATAAACAAATCGACTTTACTAAGAATACTAAAAACATTAAGTATTAATGGCTGGGTAATCAGGTCTCTTTGCGAAAGTAAGTACAGTATATCTTCCTCTATACTAGAGGAAATCCTACCTAAATCTCCAGAAGCTCGTTTAGCAGAAGCAGCAGCACCAATATTAGATAGCCTTTATTACAAATTAAATTGGCCATCTGATATTAGTGTCCGAGATAACGATAGAATGAAATTATTAGAAACAACACGCGACAGACACTCTTTTCTTACCACCAAAATATCTCAATGCCGGCCTGAGTTTTTATATTCTGGAGTAGGACGTTGTTATTTAGCATTTTGTAAAGAAGAAGAAAGATTAGAAATACTATCTAAACTGAGACAATCAAAAAATAAAGAAGGTAAACTAGCTCAAGATACTGAATATTTAAACCAAATAATTAATCAAACTAGAATACTAGGTTATGGTGTTAGACAATCGTCATACTATAATCATCGCAACCAAAATGGCATGCTTATTGAAGCTATTGCAGTTCCTATAAAAACACGCCATGAAAAATTGATTGGATGCCTTTCTTTAGCTTGGTCACCAGGCTGTATAAAAAATCACGACTTAGAGAAAGAAGTCGTTTTGCGCCTCCAACAAGCAGCAATCGAAATAGCAAATCGTATGCCATGA
- a CDS encoding TRAP transporter permease: protein MFFSSRLLLRLVSAVIVILSLMICLYGLANVMPAIGDLRIGPFPLVFFRATFFALCVVTIAFSMMESYLHGKNNILVAAISTVFMFGLLWCCWSFYQVSIALDDGMFLFGSSEMWIAVLASAGALFFCWRIWGVPVALLGVIGILYMATGQYWPGPLQTVSHDVNETLAQNLLYSLDTGILGSTFAIVITTVFPFIILGALLEGVGAGDSMIRIAFHWMRKTAGGPAHAAVLSSALFGTVSGSAVGNVVGTGVITIPMIKRRGFSPNFAGAVEASASTGGQIMPPIMGAAALVMADFVGVNYMTVIIAVLVPSIAYYASLFAMIVFESRRLDIKAEDEFEGVDKPNKQDYLNLLLIFIPLIIIVSLLLYGLSPSGASIAALACLFPLSLINPDIRAKPVKLIHSLSVGGRTFAGLLMAIAAVSIVISALSATGVPVKFSVLLSSIVSNSLLVSLLIAALCCIVLGMGMPTLPAYVTVATIAIPAMEQLGLAPLTAHMFVFFIAVGSAITPPVAIAAFAAASIAKGGPIGTSVQASKVGIMIFIIPFTFAFNPLLLTTSDSGVDFELIPWLWLLTKLVIGILLMATALTGFHMHKLRFYEVATRLVAAVLLFAPGLLWDQIGISMAIFLWVWHLRHDLTILQRFKGAK, encoded by the coding sequence ATGTTTTTTTCTTCTCGTCTTTTACTGAGACTTGTTTCGGCGGTCATTGTCATATTGAGTTTAATGATATGTTTATATGGCTTAGCGAATGTGATGCCTGCCATTGGTGATCTGCGTATAGGGCCATTTCCACTGGTGTTTTTTAGAGCGACGTTTTTTGCTTTGTGTGTTGTCACCATTGCTTTTTCTATGATGGAAAGTTATCTGCATGGAAAAAACAATATATTAGTGGCGGCTATTAGCACGGTATTTATGTTTGGCTTGCTGTGGTGTTGTTGGTCATTCTATCAAGTGAGTATTGCACTTGATGACGGCATGTTCTTGTTTGGTTCCAGCGAAATGTGGATTGCGGTCTTAGCGTCAGCTGGTGCATTGTTTTTTTGTTGGCGTATTTGGGGCGTTCCAGTCGCTTTACTTGGTGTGATCGGGATTTTGTATATGGCGACAGGTCAGTATTGGCCGGGACCACTGCAAACCGTGAGTCATGATGTTAATGAAACATTGGCCCAAAACCTTTTATACAGTCTTGATACCGGTATTTTAGGCAGTACTTTTGCCATCGTAATTACTACTGTATTTCCATTTATTATACTAGGAGCGTTACTAGAAGGCGTGGGAGCAGGCGACTCTATGATCCGCATTGCGTTTCATTGGATGCGTAAAACAGCGGGTGGCCCTGCTCATGCGGCTGTGTTGTCCTCAGCCTTGTTTGGTACCGTTTCTGGTAGTGCTGTAGGTAACGTTGTAGGAACAGGTGTTATTACCATTCCTATGATCAAGCGCCGAGGTTTTTCTCCTAATTTTGCGGGTGCAGTAGAGGCATCTGCATCAACTGGTGGGCAAATAATGCCACCTATTATGGGGGCGGCTGCTCTAGTGATGGCGGATTTTGTTGGTGTGAACTACATGACTGTCATTATTGCCGTGTTAGTGCCATCCATTGCGTATTATGCCAGCCTGTTTGCGATGATTGTTTTCGAATCCCGTCGCCTTGATATAAAAGCGGAGGATGAGTTTGAAGGCGTTGATAAGCCAAATAAGCAAGACTACTTAAATCTTTTACTGATTTTTATCCCTCTCATTATTATTGTGTCATTACTATTATATGGGCTATCGCCATCTGGCGCTTCAATTGCTGCGTTGGCTTGTTTATTTCCGTTAAGTCTTATCAACCCGGATATCAGGGCAAAGCCCGTAAAATTGATACATAGCCTTTCTGTAGGTGGCAGAACCTTTGCTGGCTTGCTCATGGCCATTGCTGCAGTGAGTATTGTTATTTCAGCCTTATCGGCGACAGGTGTTCCGGTCAAGTTTAGTGTTTTGCTGTCTAGTATTGTTTCAAACTCTTTGTTGGTTTCATTACTGATTGCCGCACTATGCTGCATTGTACTTGGAATGGGAATGCCAACTTTACCTGCTTATGTCACTGTCGCAACGATAGCAATTCCTGCTATGGAGCAGCTTGGGTTAGCGCCACTTACCGCGCATATGTTTGTGTTTTTTATCGCGGTAGGGTCGGCAATTACGCCACCTGTTGCTATCGCCGCTTTCGCTGCGGCCAGTATCGCGAAGGGTGGCCCTATTGGTACCTCTGTACAGGCTTCTAAAGTGGGGATAATGATATTCATCATTCCATTTACGTTTGCCTTTAATCCTCTACTGCTCACTACATCTGATTCTGGCGTTGATTTTGAGCTGATTCCTTGGCTTTGGTTATTAACAAAATTAGTTATTGGGATTTTATTAATGGCAACTGCTTTGACTGGCTTTCATATGCATAAGTTACGCTTTTATGAAGTCGCGACGCGTTTAGTCGCAGCCGTTTTATTATTTGCGCCAGGTCTTCTGTGGGATCAGATTGGCATTTCAATGGCTATCTTTTTATGGGTTTGGCATTTACGTCATGATTTAACAATATTGCAGCGTTTTAAGGGAGCAAAATAA
- a CDS encoding NAD(P)H-hydrate dehydratase, translating to MEHIHKQSPKLLLTANEMGKADSAAVVAGVPAMELMAAAGKAVADAVLGRWSRCSVLVLCGPGNNGGDGFVVAQLLLSAGWPVRLAFWGSVEKLSPEAAHFYYAWQGEVEAYSVDLLEQTDLVIDAMFGAGLTHALEGKARDMVDGIIERKISVCAIDVPSGVDGTTGAALGNVAPAELTVTFFRKKPGHLLFPGRGLCGKLVVADIGIPDPVLDELNLQTWENSPELWCRDYPWPRSEEHKFHRGHAVVYGGENITGASRLTARGAMRIGAGLVSLAVPIKVWAIYATAMTSVMVAKLEQSQEAEDFEELLLDPRHNAIAVGPGAGLAGFERIRTRKIVLAALATNRPTVLDADALSAFADDPKILFDAINGPCVMTPHEGEFARLFPTFNESTDINKSPDINEQCVADKLTRTRLAAKLSGAVVVLKGADTVIASPDGRAIINSNAPADLATGGSGDVLAGFIVGLLAQGMLPFDAAATAVWLHGEVGNEVGIGLIAEDLPDHLPKVLSAFKRQYFSD from the coding sequence ATGGAGCACATACATAAGCAATCCCCCAAACTTCTTCTAACCGCAAACGAAATGGGAAAGGCTGATAGCGCTGCCGTTGTGGCCGGTGTGCCAGCTATGGAACTTATGGCGGCGGCAGGGAAGGCTGTTGCTGATGCTGTGCTCGGTCGCTGGTCTAGGTGTTCTGTCTTGGTGCTTTGTGGGCCGGGTAATAATGGCGGGGATGGTTTTGTTGTCGCTCAACTTTTGCTATCTGCTGGTTGGCCGGTGCGTCTGGCTTTTTGGGGTTCTGTTGAAAAATTATCGCCAGAAGCTGCGCATTTTTACTATGCTTGGCAAGGCGAGGTTGAAGCGTATTCTGTTGATTTATTAGAGCAAACTGATTTGGTTATCGACGCTATGTTTGGTGCGGGTTTGACACATGCCTTAGAAGGCAAGGCTCGTGACATGGTAGATGGAATCATCGAGCGTAAAATTTCTGTGTGTGCGATTGATGTTCCTAGTGGTGTGGATGGTACAACCGGCGCTGCGCTTGGCAATGTTGCCCCTGCTGAATTAACGGTGACTTTCTTTCGTAAAAAGCCTGGCCATTTATTATTTCCAGGTCGTGGTTTGTGCGGCAAGCTTGTTGTTGCTGATATTGGCATTCCCGATCCTGTTTTAGACGAGTTGAACCTCCAGACTTGGGAAAATAGCCCTGAGCTTTGGTGTCGAGATTACCCTTGGCCTCGTTCAGAGGAACACAAGTTTCATCGTGGACACGCTGTGGTGTATGGCGGAGAAAATATCACTGGCGCAAGCCGTTTGACCGCTCGTGGCGCTATGCGAATTGGCGCGGGCTTGGTGTCGCTGGCCGTGCCAATTAAAGTGTGGGCAATATATGCTACGGCGATGACTAGCGTGATGGTGGCGAAGTTAGAGCAGAGCCAAGAAGCAGAAGATTTTGAAGAGTTATTGCTCGATCCCCGTCACAACGCTATTGCAGTCGGGCCAGGTGCTGGCTTGGCTGGGTTTGAAAGAATACGGACACGCAAAATTGTTCTGGCTGCGCTGGCGACTAATCGTCCTACCGTGTTGGATGCTGATGCACTCAGTGCTTTTGCAGATGATCCGAAAATACTTTTTGATGCGATTAATGGACCTTGTGTGATGACACCTCATGAAGGGGAGTTTGCACGTCTGTTTCCTACTTTTAATGAAAGCACTGATATTAATAAAAGCCCTGACATTAATGAACAATGCGTGGCTGACAAATTAACGCGAACTCGACTTGCCGCCAAATTAAGTGGTGCAGTGGTGGTATTGAAAGGAGCGGACACCGTCATTGCGTCGCCTGATGGCCGAGCGATTATCAACTCAAACGCGCCTGCGGATCTGGCAACCGGTGGCTCTGGGGATGTGTTGGCGGGCTTTATTGTCGGATTACTTGCTCAAGGCATGCTGCCATTTGATGCCGCAGCGACTGCGGTTTGGTTACATGGTGAAGTAGGTAATGAGGTGGGAATTGGCTTGATTGCAGAAGACTTACCAGATCATCTTCCGAAAGTGTTATCTGCTTTTAAGAGACAATACTTCAGCGATTAA
- a CDS encoding VF530 family DNA-binding protein gives MPFKLFDILPDTLMNDEINYENNPLHGLGLQELLTQLVDHYGFEILYAYLNINCFKTNPSIESSVKFLKKTEWAREKVEVFYLYKFKNLPRVSSEQFELPPRKRIIPEGQTPRAPAELSFEDAERVREKQAKKAAEHGKTKRYGNRKFNNL, from the coding sequence ATGCCTTTTAAATTATTCGACATACTACCGGACACTCTTATGAACGACGAGATCAACTACGAAAACAATCCACTACACGGCCTAGGGTTACAAGAACTGCTCACCCAGCTAGTTGATCACTACGGTTTTGAGATCCTATACGCTTACCTGAACATCAACTGCTTCAAAACTAACCCGAGTATTGAGTCCAGTGTAAAATTTCTCAAAAAAACCGAATGGGCACGAGAAAAAGTAGAAGTTTTCTATCTGTATAAATTTAAAAACTTACCCAGAGTATCCTCTGAGCAATTCGAACTGCCACCGCGAAAGCGCATTATTCCAGAAGGCCAAACACCCCGCGCACCAGCAGAATTGAGTTTTGAAGATGCGGAGCGAGTACGAGAAAAGCAGGCAAAGAAAGCCGCTGAGCATGGCAAAACGAAAAGATATGGAAACCGAAAATTCAATAACCTCTAA
- a CDS encoding LysR family transcriptional regulator: protein MESKHLIYLSVILEKGSITAASEHLNIAQPTLTRAMATLEMQAGAQLFTRSRFGVSSTPIGESLAREGRAITRRLSSAKEQISRYKLGIKHNLRIATGSLLAMEILPAIIERMLAEQPDIAMTVTCLNPSIALEGLMDDQFDIIIAPQPADKITKNLHRELIIEDRIGIFCGESHPLANKKNLQIEDFYELDWLSLGIASYFEKQTTEMLTSYGIHSTRTKVIFRNDAIMIMKMLSTGRYLAALPHFPVSVIKDGYSVKEINLEDVIPIERNIYIMCADSLKEQFAFESFKTITQQVFSELTNKE, encoded by the coding sequence ATGGAATCAAAACATCTTATTTATTTATCTGTCATTCTAGAAAAGGGGTCTATTACCGCAGCTTCAGAACATCTAAATATTGCACAACCCACTTTAACAAGAGCAATGGCTACCCTTGAAATGCAGGCTGGTGCACAGCTATTTACCAGAAGTCGTTTTGGTGTTTCAAGCACGCCTATTGGTGAATCTTTAGCCAGAGAAGGCCGAGCTATTACCCGCAGACTTAGCTCAGCAAAAGAACAAATCTCTCGCTACAAATTAGGTATCAAGCACAATTTACGAATAGCCACAGGATCATTACTTGCGATGGAGATATTACCGGCCATTATTGAAAGAATGCTGGCTGAACAACCAGATATTGCAATGACAGTTACTTGCCTAAACCCTTCAATCGCCTTAGAAGGCTTAATGGATGATCAATTCGATATTATTATTGCACCGCAGCCTGCGGATAAAATAACTAAAAACTTACATCGTGAACTCATTATTGAGGATAGAATCGGCATTTTTTGTGGAGAAAGTCATCCACTCGCAAACAAGAAAAACCTTCAAATTGAAGATTTTTACGAGCTTGATTGGCTTAGTCTAGGCATTGCCTCGTATTTCGAGAAACAAACAACTGAGATGCTCACATCCTATGGTATCCACAGCACAAGAACAAAAGTGATCTTTAGGAATGATGCAATCATGATCATGAAAATGCTGTCTACCGGTCGATACTTAGCCGCTCTACCCCATTTCCCTGTTTCTGTGATTAAAGACGGTTATTCAGTGAAGGAAATCAATTTAGAAGATGTTATTCCGATAGAACGAAATATCTACATTATGTGTGCTGATTCTTTAAAAGAACAATTCGCCTTTGAATCTTTCAAAACAATCACTCAGCAAGTCTTTTCTGAATTAACAAACAAAGAATAA